AAACCTCTACGGATTCCTGCCTCTGGCCAAGGAACCCGGTGATGGAGGTGCCGGATTGCCGTGCCAGGAGGTCCCACAGGGCGAGGTCCACGCCGGCCATCGCGATGGTGGTCAGCCCTCCCCCGCCGGCTTCGTGGAGCCGTTTCCACAACTGGTCCCACACGATTTCCGGGTTGGCTTCCACACCGGAAATAAAGGGAGCAATGTCGTGGTCCAGCAGGGCCTTTACAGCGTGGGGACCAATGGTAGGTGTCCAGGAGAAACCGTGGCCCCTGCCGCCGTCGTCCGTGGACAGTTCGGTGACAATCACGTGGTTCTCCGGCGCCTCGGTTCCCCAGCTGCGCAGCAGCGGAACGGTGATAAGCCGCGTGGAGAGTCCGGTGATCCTCGCAGTCATCAGCTGCCGGCCAGCTCGTGACCCTTGGCCAGGATCGCCTTGAGCTCCAGCAGCTGCTCTTCGGTGGGATCAACCAGCGGCGGGCGGACGGAACCAACGGGAAGCCCGGCGAGGCGGAGTCCGGCCTTGATGAGGGAGACACCAAAGCCTGGGGTCTGGTCGCGGAGCCGGACCAGGGGTGCGTAGAACCCCTCAAGCAACGCATTGCGGCGGTCTTCGTCGCCGGCGACGTAGGCGTCATAGTAGGCCTTGGCAATCTCCGGAGCCATGGCAAAGGCAGCCGAGGAGTACAGCGGGATGCCCAGTCCCCGGTAAGCGCCCTGGGTGAGTTCCGCGGTGAGGAGTCCGTTGAACAATGCGAAGTCCTTGCGGCCGCTGGCGTTGATGGCAGACACAATTTCCTGGGCAAGGCCAACGTCGCCGATCCCGTCCTTGAAGCCCACAACCTTGGGGTTGGCGGTCAGGCGGGTCATGGCTGCCGCGGTGAACTTCGCCGTGCCGCGGTGGTAGACAATGACGGGAAGGCTGCTGGCAGCGGCGACGGCCTCAACGTAAGCCACTACGCCGTCCGTCGGCCCGGAGACCAGGTACGGAGGCAACACCAGGAGTGCGTCGGCGCCGGCTTCCCCGGCCACCTTCGCAGCGGCGATCGCGTGGCCCAGCGGGCCTCCCGCACCGGCGACGACCGGAACCGCGCCGGCAACGACCTCGACGGCGGCAGTCACCACGGTGCGGATCTCATCGAGGGAAAGGGCATGGAATTCGCCCGTGCCGCATGCTGGGAACACACCGCCCGGACCAAACGGCAGCCGTGAACCGATGTGTTCCTTCAAAAGCTCCACATCAACTGAGCCGTCTTCGGCGAAGGGTGTGACGGGGAAGAAAAGTACGCCGTCGAAATTCATGCTGTCTCCTTGCTGGTTGCGCCCGCAGGCACAAGCCCGCGGTTGTTCTCGTCCTTGAGTACTGCTGTGTCTGCGCCGTCAAAAGGCGGGGTGAGTTCGGTGCGCCAGCTCCGCTTCGGTTCCCAGCCCAGAAGGGTGCGTGCCTTCTCGATGGAGAACGCTGGACTGGTCCCCGTGAGGTGTTCCGTGAGCGGGCCGCTGCCGGGCAGGAACTGCGGCAGCAGCTCCGACAGTGGCGCGGCAGCCAAGGCATCCTTGGCCCCCACGAAGAACGTCTGCCCGTTCGGAATGGAGTCCATCTTCACCAGGAGCGCATCCAGGAAATCAGCAACATCCCTCGCGTCAACGTAGTTGAACAGTGCGGGAGCGGACAGCGACGGATCCGCCAACCGCTCGCGTACGGTGTGGCCCTGCTGAGTCAGCGCGCCTTCCCACTCCTCAGGCGAAATGACGTAGCAGGGGCGGAACGCCGCGTAGCGGATCTTGTCCCCCTGGGCGGCGGCAAACATCCGGATTGTTTGCTCGGCGATCAGCTTGGACAGCGCGTACGCGTTCCAGGGTGTTGCCGGCGTGTTTTCGTCCAGCGGGAACGACGGCGGCAGCCAGCCTTCCGGGCAGCCGTAGCCCAAGGCGGTGGGGCTGCTGGCCGTGACGATCCGGCGAACGCCAACTTCTGTTGCTGCGCTGATGACGGCGAACGCGAGCCGCGTGTTGGTGCTGAAGATGACGTCCTCAGGAGCGCTAAAGGGGACAGCGATGGCCGCGAGGTGGATGACAGCGTCCGGCGCCGTCTCGCGAATCAGCCGTTCGGCTTCCCCCGGCGCCAGAAGGTCGGCGGTGTACTGCACTGCGCCGGCGGGCAACTGCTCTGCGGGGATGGCGTCCCGGTCGACCGAAAACACCTCATGTCCGGCGGCCGCGAGTCCGGCGACGACGCTGCGGCCAAGCCGGCCGGAACCGCCGGTGACGAAAATCCTGCTCATTGGTTAGTCCTTGTTGTCAAAGAAGCTTTAGCCCTGGCCGCGGCTGAGGTCGGCCCCGAGGCCAAGCTCGCTGATGCGGACAGGAAGGTCGGTTTCGAGGGACTGGTTGCCGGCAATGCCAACCGAGACGGAGCGGAGCCCATCGATGTAGCCGGACGGTCGGCCCAAAGGGTCCACGCCGGGTCCGTTGAAAAGGTCGGAGAGGAGCAGGTTGTCGCCGCCGCCGTGGCCGCCCTCTCCATTGATGATCGGGACTTCATAGGCGGGCTCCCAGTGGCGCTGGACCACCAGGCGCTCCCCGTTACGCCGGACCGCGTCTTCCTCCTCAACCGGGGTAGCGCTCGGGTCCACCACGGTCTTCTTGTCGGTGCTGAATTCGACGGCGGCGCGCTCTACCACTTCGAGCTCGGCGCGGCCCTCGGTTCCGTTGACGCTCACCCGGTAGCCCTCCCAGGGGCTGTGCGCATTCAGGGAATAGCTCAGGGTCGGACCGCCCTGGTAGTCCACCACCAGCGCAAGATTGTCCTCGATGGTGATGCCGTCGGTGAACACGTCCTGGTCACGGCGGTACCCATCGAACTTTTCGTTGTCGTAGTACAGCGCCTTCAGCCGTTCGTCGTCGCGGAGGTCCAAACGGAAGGGATCGCGTTCCAGGCCGTCCACGGTTCCGCGCTCCGGACGGGCACCGAGGCCGCGCTCGCTGGCGTTCTTGTCCCCGTAGAAGCGAAGGCCGCCGGAGGCAAAGACGCGCTCGGGGACATCGTCGATCCACCAGTTCACGAGGTCGAAGTGGTGGGAGGCCTTGTGGATGAGGAGGCCGCCGGAGTTCTTCTTATCGCGGTGCCAGCGGCGGAAGTAGTCGGCGCCATGCACGGTGTCCAGCACCCAGCTGAAGTCGATGGACGTCACTTTGCCGATCACGCCGCTCTGGATGATTTCCTTGAGCGCTGAGTTGCGGGGCGAGTAACGGTAGTTGAACGTCACCACCACGTTGCGGCCGGTTTCGGCCACTGCGGTGGTGATGCGGCGGCAGCCTTCAACATCAATGGTGAGCGGCTTTTCAACCACGACGTCGGAACCGGCCTCGAGCGCTTCGACGATGTAGTCCGCATGCGTGTAGTCAGGCGTGGTGACGATGACGCGCTCGATGCCGTTGGCCTGGATGAACTCCGTGAGCCGGGCGGGCTCGAAGGATGCTACCGGAGCCGGCGCGCCGAGCTCCTGGATAAGGTCCTGGTAGAAGTCCACACGGCCCGGGTTGACGTCGGACAACGCCACGAGTTCTGCCACGTCGGAGTGCTGGCCGTAGATGGCCCTGATGTACATTTCGGAGCGGCCACCGGTGCCGATGAGGGCGATCCTGGTCCGGTGGGCGGAGGTGTTCGGGGATGCCGCAGCAGCGACTGGTTGGGTCTCGGCGGTGTCGACGTTGACCATGGGGAAATGCCCCTTTCCAAAGGCAGGAATGAACCGCTTGACGGCCCGGCTTGATCTGGGAAGAATCATGAGAAAGCGTTTTCTCAGAGCGTTATAAGCTTTGTATCAAGACACTGGCGGTCGCGTCAACCATCGCTCCAAGGACGGAGCAGCACGCGGTCGGCCAACCGGAAGGGGCACCATGGCACGCAGGAATACCAACAGGCGCGTTGGCATTGCCGACGTCGCGGAAAAGGCAGGCGTCTCCCACGCCACCGTGTCGCGCGTCATGAACGGCAACGCAGCAGTGGACCCCGGAATCGCAGAGCGGGTCCGTGCTGCGGCAGCGGAATTGAAGTACCAGCCGAACCCCGTTGGCCGAAGCCTGGCACTGGGAAAGACCGATACCATCGGCATCGTGGTGCCCGACCTTGCCAACCCGACCTTCCAAGCCATCCTGCGCGGACTCAGCATCGCAGCAGCCCAGGACGGTTACAGGGTCCTGATCGCCGATTCATCCGAAGTAACCAGCGAAGAAGCCATCCTGGCCGGAGAAGCACGCCGGCGCTGCGACGGAGTTGTTCTTTGCGCGCCACGCATGGCGGATGCCGAACTCGAAGAGTTGGCTCCCACGCTCCATCCCCTGGTCCTCATCAACCGGACCACCATCACCACCAATACCCCCAGCCTGAGCGTCGACTACGGGGAAGGCATCCAGGAGCTGGCCAAACACCTGGTTTCACTGGGGCACAAGCGCCTGGCCTTCCTTTCCGGTCCCGAACACAGCGCATCGAACCGGCAGCGCCTGGTGGGCCTGGACAAGTTCCGGAGGGAACACCCGGAAATCGAGCTGCAGATGCTCCACGGCGGTTCCAACTTCGATTCCGGACACGAGTCCACGGACGCCATCATCGCCAGCGGCGCTACCGGCATTCTGGCATTCAACGACCTCGTCGCCATGGGCTTGCTCAGCGGCCTGCACGAACGCGGCATCCGGGTCCCGGAAGACATCTCGGTCACCGGCTTCGACGACATCCCGTTCGCCAAGTACACCACTCCCCCGCTCACAACGGCCGCTGTGCCCATCAACGAACTCGGCAGCCTTGCCTGGCGGCGCATGCGCGAACAGATCCAGCAATCGGCCGAAGCCCTCAGCCAACCGCAGGATGAGTTCGAGCCCCGGATTGAAATCCGCAAAAGCACCGCGGCCCCTGCACTCACGCCCACTCCTGCCCCGCGGGTTGGCAGTTAAGAGCAATCCCACCGGGTAAAACTGTCACTTCGGTGAGGGCGCCGAGCCCACACCTGCCTCCGCGTAGAAGCCCCTGATGTGCGCGGCCACCAGCTCCGCTGCCCGGCCGCCGTCGTTCGCGTTGACCGCCTCAAGGATGGCGCGGTGCTCCGCCCGAAGCCGCGCCGAAGTGGCGTTCCAATCGGGCAGGTTTCCTGTCAGTTCGCCGGCGTAGTTTTCTATGGCGCCGCGCAGGGACGCCATCATGGCACTGACGACGGCGTTGCCCGCCGCCTCAGCCAGGGCGACGTGGAACCGGGAGTCCAGGGCCAGGAAAGTGTCGACGTCCGGGGCGTTCTCCATTTGCTCGAGAAGCTCCGCGGCGTCGTCGAGTGCCGCTAACCCCGGCCGGGCCCGCTCCGCTGCCCAGGATTCCAGGAGCACCCTCGTTTCCACGATGTCCGGGACCGGCAGGTGCCTGGTGGCCACGTGCAGGCGAAGGGTGGACCCCAACGCCGACCCCGGTTCAGCGATCACGATGGTGCCTGCGTCCTTTCCGGACCCCACGCCGGCGCGGACCACCCCCATGGCTTCCAGGATCCGCACGGCTTCACGGACGGACGTGCGGGAGACCTGCAATTGCTCGGCCATGGCCCGCTCGCCGGGGAGCCGGCCGCCGAGTGCCAGTTCTCCGCTGGCGAGTTGGTTCTCGATCCATTCCAGGACAAGTTGGTGCGTTCGCATAGTCGAATAGTAGTTGATGTGGTCTGTCCACATGGCCTACAGTGTGGTTAGACCACACCACCACCAGGGAGAACCGAAGTGACAAACACCCTCGATCCCAAGCTCACGGCCGCCCCCGCCAATGCCGGCAGCGACCAGAACGTCAGCCGCGCACCCCAGCCGGCCCCCGCCGTCGTACAGCCTCCCGCGCTGAAGCGCCGCGTCCCCAAAGTGGCGGACCTCGCGCCGCTGATGCAGTTCAAGAAGCCCGAATTCAGCAAGGCCGCCCGCCTCAAGCGGGCCAACACCATCTGGGAACTCCGCGACATCGCCAAGCGGCGGACACCCCAGGCGCCCTTCGATTACACGGACGGTGCGGCCGAAGAGGAAATCACGCTTCGCAGGGCACGCCAGGCGTTCCAGGACATCGAGTTCCGTCCCGGGATCCTGCGCAATGTGTCGAAGATCGACCTGCGCACAGACATCCTTGGGCAGGAGTCGAAGCTTCCGTTCGGCATCGCCCCCACCGGGTTTACCCGTATGATGCAGTCCGAAGGCGAGTACGCCGGCTCCCAGGCAGCTGAAGCCGCCGGGATCCCGTACACGCTGTCCACCATGGGCACGGCATCGATCGAAGACGTTGCAGCGGCTGCACCGAACGGCCGGAACTGGTTCCAGCTGTACTTGTGGACGGACCGGGACCGCTCGCTCGAGCTGATCGAGCGCGCTGCCAAGGCAGGCAATGACACCTTGATGGTCACAGTGGACACGGCAGTGGCCGGCGCCCGGCTCCGCGATGTCCGCAACGGCATGACCATCCCGCCGGCCCTGACCTTGAAGACGGTGCTGGACGCGTCCTACCGGCCGGCCTGGTGGTTCAACTTCCTCACGCACGAACCGCTGACCTTCGCCTCACTGTCCCGCTACACGGGCACGGTGGCCGACCTGATCAACTCGATGTTCGATCCCACACTGACCTACGAGGACCTCGACTGGCTCCGCGAAACGTGGAAGGGCAAGCTCGTGGTCAAGGGCATCCAGACAGTGGAGGACGCCCGGCGCGTCGTGGACCATGGCGCAGACGGGATCGTCCTGTCCAACCACGGCGGACGCCAACTGGACCGGGCACCGATTCCGTTCCACTTGCTGCCGGAGGTGACCTCTGCCCTGGAAGCGGACAACAGCGACGCCGCGGTCGTCCTGGACACAGGCATCATGAGCGGAGCCGACATCGTGGCAGCACTTGCCCTTGGCGCGGACTTCGCTTTGATCGGCCGCGCCTACCTGTACGGACTCATGGCCGGGGGCCGCGAGGGCGTGGACCGCACCATCCAGATCCTGGAGAAGGACATGACCCGCACCATGGCCCTGCTGGGCGTCAGCAAGGTTTCGGAGCTGAACCCGGAGCACGTGCGGCTGCTCCAGCGCTGACCCGTCCAGGTACGCTAACCCATCCAAGTAGCAGTAGAGCGCGTTCTGAGGGTTCAGAACGCGCTCTACTGCTACTCAGTTGGAATTAGATCAGGCCCTGGGCGAGCATCGCGTCGGCTACCTTGACGAAACCACCGATGTTCGCGCCCACTACGTAGTTACCGGGCGCGCCGTACTCCTCGGCCGTCTCGGCGCAGCGGTCGTGGATGCCCACCATGATCTCGGTGAGGCGTTGCTCGGTGTGCTCGAACGACCACGAATCGCGGCTGGCGTTCTGCTGCATTTCCAGGGCCGAGGTTGCCACGCCGCCGGCGTTGGCAGCCTTGCCCGGCCCGAACAGGATGCCGGCCTCCTGGAAGACGGACACGGCCTTCTGGGTGGAAGGCATGTTGGCACCTTCGGCCACGGCGAGCAGGCCATTGCTGACCAGCTTTGCAGCGGCGTTGCCGTCCAGCTCGTTCTGGGTGGCGCAGGGCAGGGCAACAGTGCCGTTGACGTCCCACACGCTACCGCCGGCAACGTAGCTCGAGCCGGGGCGCCGGGCCGCGTACTCCGTGAGGCGTGCGCGCTCCACTTCCTTGATCTGGCGCAGGAGTTCGACGTCGATGCCGGAATCCTCCACGATGTAGCCGGCCGAATCGGAGCACGCCACCACAGTTGCGCCAAGCGCCTGGGCCTTGGCGATCGCGTGGATGGCAACATTGCCCGAACCCGAGACCACAACGCGCTGGCCGTCGAAGGAGGTTCCGCGGGTCTTCAGCATTTCCTGCGCGAAGATCACGGTGCCGTAGCCGGTGGCCTCCGGGCGGACCAGCGATCCGCCCCAGGAGATGCCCTTTCCGGTGAGCACACCGGACTCATACCGGTTGGTGATCCGCTTGTACTGGCCAAAGAGGTAGCCGATTTCGCGGCCGCCCACGCCGATGTCGCCCGCGGGGACGTCAGTGTATTCTCCGATGTGCCGGTACAGCTCGGTCATGAAGGACTGGCAGAAACGCATGATTTCCGCATCGCTGCGGCCACGGGGGTCAAAGTCGGATCCGCCCTTGCCGCCACCGATCGGCATGCCGGTCAGGGCGTTCTTGAAGATCTGCTCGAAGCCCAGGAACTTCACGATTCCCAGGTACACGGACGGGTGGAAACGGAGACCGCCCTTGTACGGGCCGAGGGCCGAGTTGAACTCCACCCGGAAGCCACGGTTGACGTGTACACGGCCGGAGTCGTCAGTCCACGGGACGCGGAAGATGATCTGGCGTTCAGGCTCGCAGAGGCGCTCCAGGACCGCACCCTCAAGGAACTCGGGGTGCCTGTCGTGGACCGGGCCGAGGCTTTCGAAAACCTCGGTCACGGCTTGGTGGAACTCCTTCTCACCCGGATTGCGAGCAAGTACGGTGTCCCGGACGGCTTCGAGCCTTGAATCCATTGCGTCTTCCAATCCCTTCAGTGCCACGGGCGGCGGCAAGACAGTAAGTCGCACTCATGGTTTCACCATCAAAGGTAGGATCTCCACCCGGGTCGGATGTGACCGAGGAACGCGAGTTAACACAACCGTGGAAAATCCTTGAAATGTAAAGGATCAGAAGGTGAACAAAACCTCACAATGTGAGAAGGATCACGTTAGATTGCGGGCTAGCGCTTCCGCCCGAACTTAGGCAGGGTGGGCAGGTTCGCAAGCAGGTCGGCTGCCTTGGTGGCGGCCCGGCCCACCGTGCGGCCAATTTGCTGCGGAACAGTGTCATCGGTCTGAAGCTCCACCGAGACCGGAGCCTCGCCGGCCTGAACCGTGACGGCCGGACTCAACGCTTGGGGCACCGCTGTCAGTTCGGCTGCGGCGGGAGCTTCGGCCACCTCGGCAGCCACTGCCGCTTTCTCCCCCGCAGAAGGTACGACGGCGACGGGAGCCGCGGGTCCGACGTCGAACGTTTCCAGCCAGCTGGCCACGCCGGCCAGGGGCTTGGGGTTCAGGGTGTAGTAACGCTTCTGGCCCTGCGCGCGCATGCTGACAAGGTCCGCTTCACGCAAGACTTTCAGGTGCTTGGAGATAGTGGGCTGGCTCGCAGCCAGTTCTTCCACCAGTTCGCCTACAGCCTTATCCCCAGAGCGGAGGGAAACCAGGATCTCGCGCCTGGTTGCCTCAGCTATGACGGCAAATACGTCGTCAGTCACCATGCCTCCCACCCTAGCGACATATACGTCAATTGGCATCCCTGTTTCCTGCGGCGTCACCGGCCCTCCCCGTTGACCGCGCAATGACCCGGTGCTACAACGTTTTCACGGTCCGTCCGGGCTCCCAGGCCCCGACCGCCAACTGCACGGGGTGCATTGCTATGGCTGACTTCTTCCGCCGGCATATCTTCAACATCATCGCTGCGGCGTTCCTGGCGCTGTTTGTCCTGGTGTGGACCACGGTGCTCATCCGGGTGGGCACGTGGGTTCCGACCGGCCAGGCCGAGGCACCCGAACTCAACGGAGCCTTGGTGACGGCCGCCGGAGTCCTGGCCACGTCGCTGAGTTCCCTCACCGCTTCGGCGTTGGGGTTCACCATCTCGGAGGTCAAAAGGGACAACGCCGGGGCGGACGGGAACGGGCCGCTGGTGAACCCTGCACAGGTGGCCACCCGGCTCTCCGGACGGGTGATCTTCGCGATCATGACCTACATGACCATGGGCATGCTGGTCCTGGTGCTGTGGCTCTTCAAAGGCCAGGCTTCAACGGACCTCATCGGAGCTTTCGCCTTGTCATTGCTCGGCTGGCTGGTGGGGGCTGCAGGGGTGGTGTTCCAGACCGAAAAGTCGGACGCCTAGCCGCAAACGCTCAGTCGAACCAGGGGTCCAGGCCGTACAACGGAAAGATCTCCTTGCGCGTGGCGATGACAGTCCGGTCCACGGGATCGGCAGGGTCATAGCCCACTTCCCAGGAGCGCCACCAGATATCGACGTCGTCGCCCATGCTTTCCGGCGCGGCCACCCCGTACTTCTCGCTGACATAGGTGCGCCACGATGCGGGCACGGGCTTGGCCAGGGGAACGGGACGCTGCGTCACCATTCCGATCAAGTGGGTCCACGCGCGCGGAACAACGTTCACAACCTCGTACCCGCCGCCCCCGGTGGCTATCCACCGGTTATCGCAGTACCTGGCCGCGAGGCTTCCGATCGCGCTTGCGGCCTCCCGCTGGGCGTCCACGCTGAGGTTGAGGTGCGTCAATGGATCCAGCCGGTGGGAGTCGCAACCGTGCTGGCTCACAATGACCTCGGGCTGGAAAGCGCCCACGATCTGCGGAACCACTGCGTAGAACGCCCGAAGCCACGCGGCGTCGCCCGTGAACGCCGGAACGGCCACGTTCACTGCCGTGCCCCGGGCATTCGGGCCACCGGTCTCATTGGCGAAACCTGTTCCGGGGAACATGGTGAGGCCCGACTCGTGCAAGGAAATGGTCATGACGCGCGGATCGTCCCAAAACAGGCTCTGGGTCCCGTCGCCGTGGTGGGCGTCGACGTCGATGCTCACCACCCGCTGCACGCCGTTGTCGAGCAGCCTCTGGATGGCCATCGCGACGTCGTTATAGATGCAGAAGCCGCTGGCCCGTTCGCGGGCGGCATGGTGCATCCCGCCGCTGAAGTTGACGGCCCGCACGGCGGCCCCGGACAGAATCGCGTCCGCCGCCACCAGCGAACCTCCGGCCAGTCGCGCGCTGGCCTCGTGCATTCCGGCGAACGCCGGGTCGTCTTCGGTCCCGAGCCCGCGTTCTTCATCCGGAGTGAAAGGGTCATCACTGACCTTCCGCACCGCTTCCACATAGGCGGCGCTATGGACCGAGCAAAGTTCGACGTCGGTGGCTATCCTGGGCGGTTCCATCGCCACATGCTTGTGGTCGAACAGGCCCAGCGTTTCAGCAAGTCTTGCTGTCAGCTCAAGCCGCTGCGGTGCCATCGGGTGGGTAGGCCCGAAGTTGTACGCGGTCATGGCAGAGTCCCACACCACCGTCGTTGGCAGTGCGGAGCGGGTGATGCTGGAAGCAGGCGTTCCAAGCGTGTCATTCATCCAGAACAGGCTACCTGAGGGCGTCCCGCCGCTTCGCCCGGTTACGGCGGGCGAATAGTGGTTTACTACTCAGGGAAAGTATGTTCACTTGAGGAAGAGCGCCATGTCTCAAAGCCAGTCGCGGTCAACTACCCCGGCCAACTGGCAACCCGGCCAGCCGGAACGCGAAGGCTTGTGGATTTTCACGCGTGCGCGCGACTTTATCGACAACATCGC
The Paenarthrobacter ureafaciens genome window above contains:
- a CDS encoding FadR/GntR family transcriptional regulator, producing the protein MRTHQLVLEWIENQLASGELALGGRLPGERAMAEQLQVSRTSVREAVRILEAMGVVRAGVGSGKDAGTIVIAEPGSALGSTLRLHVATRHLPVPDIVETRVLLESWAAERARPGLAALDDAAELLEQMENAPDVDTFLALDSRFHVALAEAAGNAVVSAMMASLRGAIENYAGELTGNLPDWNATSARLRAEHRAILEAVNANDGGRAAELVAAHIRGFYAEAGVGSAPSPK
- the gdhA gene encoding NADP-specific glutamate dehydrogenase codes for the protein MDSRLEAVRDTVLARNPGEKEFHQAVTEVFESLGPVHDRHPEFLEGAVLERLCEPERQIIFRVPWTDDSGRVHVNRGFRVEFNSALGPYKGGLRFHPSVYLGIVKFLGFEQIFKNALTGMPIGGGKGGSDFDPRGRSDAEIMRFCQSFMTELYRHIGEYTDVPAGDIGVGGREIGYLFGQYKRITNRYESGVLTGKGISWGGSLVRPEATGYGTVIFAQEMLKTRGTSFDGQRVVVSGSGNVAIHAIAKAQALGATVVACSDSAGYIVEDSGIDVELLRQIKEVERARLTEYAARRPGSSYVAGGSVWDVNGTVALPCATQNELDGNAAAKLVSNGLLAVAEGANMPSTQKAVSVFQEAGILFGPGKAANAGGVATSALEMQQNASRDSWSFEHTEQRLTEIMVGIHDRCAETAEEYGAPGNYVVGANIGGFVKVADAMLAQGLI
- a CDS encoding acetoin utilization protein AcuC, which produces MNDTLGTPASSITRSALPTTVVWDSAMTAYNFGPTHPMAPQRLELTARLAETLGLFDHKHVAMEPPRIATDVELCSVHSAAYVEAVRKVSDDPFTPDEERGLGTEDDPAFAGMHEASARLAGGSLVAADAILSGAAVRAVNFSGGMHHAARERASGFCIYNDVAMAIQRLLDNGVQRVVSIDVDAHHGDGTQSLFWDDPRVMTISLHESGLTMFPGTGFANETGGPNARGTAVNVAVPAFTGDAAWLRAFYAVVPQIVGAFQPEVIVSQHGCDSHRLDPLTHLNLSVDAQREAASAIGSLAARYCDNRWIATGGGGYEVVNVVPRAWTHLIGMVTQRPVPLAKPVPASWRTYVSEKYGVAAPESMGDDVDIWWRSWEVGYDPADPVDRTVIATRKEIFPLYGLDPWFD
- a CDS encoding alpha-hydroxy acid oxidase, which gives rise to MTNTLDPKLTAAPANAGSDQNVSRAPQPAPAVVQPPALKRRVPKVADLAPLMQFKKPEFSKAARLKRANTIWELRDIAKRRTPQAPFDYTDGAAEEEITLRRARQAFQDIEFRPGILRNVSKIDLRTDILGQESKLPFGIAPTGFTRMMQSEGEYAGSQAAEAAGIPYTLSTMGTASIEDVAAAAPNGRNWFQLYLWTDRDRSLELIERAAKAGNDTLMVTVDTAVAGARLRDVRNGMTIPPALTLKTVLDASYRPAWWFNFLTHEPLTFASLSRYTGTVADLINSMFDPTLTYEDLDWLRETWKGKLVVKGIQTVEDARRVVDHGADGIVLSNHGGRQLDRAPIPFHLLPEVTSALEADNSDAAVVLDTGIMSGADIVAALALGADFALIGRAYLYGLMAGGREGVDRTIQILEKDMTRTMALLGVSKVSELNPEHVRLLQR
- a CDS encoding ArsR/SmtB family transcription factor → MVTDDVFAVIAEATRREILVSLRSGDKAVGELVEELAASQPTISKHLKVLREADLVSMRAQGQKRYYTLNPKPLAGVASWLETFDVGPAAPVAVVPSAGEKAAVAAEVAEAPAAAELTAVPQALSPAVTVQAGEAPVSVELQTDDTVPQQIGRTVGRAATKAADLLANLPTLPKFGRKR
- a CDS encoding 5-dehydro-4-deoxyglucarate dehydratase — encoded protein: MNFDGVLFFPVTPFAEDGSVDVELLKEHIGSRLPFGPGGVFPACGTGEFHALSLDEIRTVVTAAVEVVAGAVPVVAGAGGPLGHAIAAAKVAGEAGADALLVLPPYLVSGPTDGVVAYVEAVAAASSLPVIVYHRGTAKFTAAAMTRLTANPKVVGFKDGIGDVGLAQEIVSAINASGRKDFALFNGLLTAELTQGAYRGLGIPLYSSAAFAMAPEIAKAYYDAYVAGDEDRRNALLEGFYAPLVRLRDQTPGFGVSLIKAGLRLAGLPVGSVRPPLVDPTEEQLLELKAILAKGHELAGS
- a CDS encoding NAD-dependent epimerase/dehydratase family protein; the protein is MSRIFVTGGSGRLGRSVVAGLAAAGHEVFSVDRDAIPAEQLPAGAVQYTADLLAPGEAERLIRETAPDAVIHLAAIAVPFSAPEDVIFSTNTRLAFAVISAATEVGVRRIVTASSPTALGYGCPEGWLPPSFPLDENTPATPWNAYALSKLIAEQTIRMFAAAQGDKIRYAAFRPCYVISPEEWEGALTQQGHTVRERLADPSLSAPALFNYVDARDVADFLDALLVKMDSIPNGQTFFVGAKDALAAAPLSELLPQFLPGSGPLTEHLTGTSPAFSIEKARTLLGWEPKRSWRTELTPPFDGADTAVLKDENNRGLVPAGATSKETA
- a CDS encoding LacI family DNA-binding transcriptional regulator, whose amino-acid sequence is MARRNTNRRVGIADVAEKAGVSHATVSRVMNGNAAVDPGIAERVRAAAAELKYQPNPVGRSLALGKTDTIGIVVPDLANPTFQAILRGLSIAAAQDGYRVLIADSSEVTSEEAILAGEARRRCDGVVLCAPRMADAELEELAPTLHPLVLINRTTITTNTPSLSVDYGEGIQELAKHLVSLGHKRLAFLSGPEHSASNRQRLVGLDKFRREHPEIELQMLHGGSNFDSGHESTDAIIASGATGILAFNDLVAMGLLSGLHERGIRVPEDISVTGFDDIPFAKYTTPPLTTAAVPINELGSLAWRRMREQIQQSAEALSQPQDEFEPRIEIRKSTAAPALTPTPAPRVGS
- a CDS encoding Gfo/Idh/MocA family protein, producing the protein MVNVDTAETQPVAAAASPNTSAHRTRIALIGTGGRSEMYIRAIYGQHSDVAELVALSDVNPGRVDFYQDLIQELGAPAPVASFEPARLTEFIQANGIERVIVTTPDYTHADYIVEALEAGSDVVVEKPLTIDVEGCRRITTAVAETGRNVVVTFNYRYSPRNSALKEIIQSGVIGKVTSIDFSWVLDTVHGADYFRRWHRDKKNSGGLLIHKASHHFDLVNWWIDDVPERVFASGGLRFYGDKNASERGLGARPERGTVDGLERDPFRLDLRDDERLKALYYDNEKFDGYRRDQDVFTDGITIEDNLALVVDYQGGPTLSYSLNAHSPWEGYRVSVNGTEGRAELEVVERAAVEFSTDKKTVVDPSATPVEEEDAVRRNGERLVVQRHWEPAYEVPIINGEGGHGGGDNLLLSDLFNGPGVDPLGRPSGYIDGLRSVSVGIAGNQSLETDLPVRISELGLGADLSRGQG